In Pseudoxanthomonas sp. SE1, the genomic stretch TTGTGCTCGACCAACGCCTTCTCAAGCGCATGAAGGTCGATTCCCTCACGCGGATCGGTGGCCACTTCAATTGCATGTAGGCCCAAACGTTCCAGTGCTTGTAGGCACGCATAGAAGCAAGGCGACTCGACGACGACCGCATCGCCCGGTGCGCAGACGGCCGAGAGACACAGGTTCAGCGCCTCCATCGCGCCATTGGTGATCACGATGCCGGCAGGATCTACCGTGGCCCCACCGAGCATGTAACGCAGCGCGATCTGGCGACGAAGCTCGAAGTTGCCCGGCGTCAGGTCGTCGACCGTGCTCCATGGGTCCATGTGAGTGGCCACCAGCGCGAGCGCCCTGCCGAGGCGCGGCAGCGGATAGAACAAGGGACTGGGAAAGGCCGATCCCAGTGGCACGACATCGCGCGAACCTACCGATCGCAGGATGTCGAACACCAGACTGCTGATCTCGACCGGGCGCGCCTGTCCATCGGGGGAGGAGTGGCGCTGTGGCTCCATCGGGTGCTGCCGCGGCGCCTGGGCGACGTAGTAGCCCGAGCGCGGGCGCGACTCGATCAAGCCCTGTGACTCCAGCAGGTAGTACGCCTCGAAGACCGTAGCAGGGCTGACGTCGCGGCTGGCGCTGGCGCGTCGCACGGAGGGCAAACGATCGCCGGGGGCAAGCAGCCCCTGGCGGATGGAAAACGCTATGTCCCGTGCCAACGCCTCATAGCGCTTCAGCGTCCGGCCCGGTGCGGGCTGCCAAGCCGTAGGCGCTGACTCATCTGATCTGGTTTTTCTCACAAAATCTGAGCCTGACGGTTCTGATCTGGTTTCCACAGACTAGCACCCGGACCAATCCGTACCCCCCAAAGCGCCATGAACCCCACCGTCGAACTCAACCTGACCCTGATCCTGTTCCTTCCTTGGCTGCTGATCCTAGGGTGGGTTTATGCGGTCTTCCCCAAGTCGCATCGCGGCCGGGCAAGACGCGTGTTCGATGCCATTGCCCTTGCTGCCTCATTGGCCGCTTTTCTCGCCAGCGTGTACTGGTCTTTCATCCATGCCGATCCCTTCTACGGTCGGATGTGGAAGCAGATTCTGGCTACCGCGCTTTCTTATGGCGTCTTCCTTGCCGTCCTTGGAGCGGCGTTCACGATTCGAACCTACTGGTTCGCACGTACACGCTCGCAAGCCGCGTTCTGAGGCGCCTAACCCTCATCACTCTGTTTGGTCACCATGAAAACGCTCGTCATCATCGGATTCTTTGTCCTGATCCTCTACAACCTAGGCGCGGGCATGTACTACATGCTTACCGACAAAGGAAACTCAAAGCGAACAGTTCATGCACTGACACGCCGAGTGGCATTCTCAGTGCTTCTTATCCTTCTCGTCTGTATTGGCATTGCTACAGGAATCATTGAGCCCCATGGCATACCGGCCTAGGCATTCGCGATTGGCGCCAGGTATTCGAAGATCCGATGTCTGCTATGGGTCTTGGATTCAACCGATCGACGCAACAGTTTGTCGATATCGCTCTGCCGGTGTTTCGTAGCCGAGCGTCTTGCGTGGCCGTTCGTTGAGCTGACGCGCCACGGCATCCAGTCTGGCCTGCGAGATATCCGCCAGACTGATGCCCTTGGGGAAGTACTGCCGTAGCAGGCCGTTGGTGTTCTCGTTCGTGCCGCGTTGCCAAGGATGGTGCGGGTCGCAGAAGTAGACCTGGATATCGGTGGCCAAAGTGAAGCGGCGGTGCGCCGCCATTTCCTTGCCTCGATCCCAGGTTAGTGATCGGTAGAGCTGCTTCGGCAAGCGGCGTGCGTTCTTGATCAGCGCGTTGACCACGGTTTCGGTGTCTTTGCCGGCCACCTTCACCAGCATCAGATAGCGTGTCTGTCGCTCCACCAGCGTAGCGATCTGACTGTTCCGGTCACCGAACAGCAGGTCGCCTTCCCAGTGCCCCGGCACGGCCCGATCTTCGGCATTGGCCGCCCGCTCACTGATCGAGACGGTGTCGGTAATCCGGCCGTGGTTCTCTGTCTTCTGGGTGTCATGTCGTGAACGACGCATCGCCCGCGTGCGCCTCAAGTGCGCGAGCAGCTCCTGTTTCAAGGCTCCGCGCGACTGGATGTAGAGCGTGCGATAGATCGTCTCGTGGGACACCTGGCGGCTCGCATCATCGGGATAGGTGCGTTTGAGCCAGCCGGCCACCTGCTCAGGCGACCACTGCCGCTGAATCTTCTCTGCCACGCGAGCGGCCAAGGCTCGATGCAGCGCCAGCTTACAGGGCTTGGGACGCCGCGCCCGGTCCCAAGCAGCCCGGTCGGCCTGGCTGGCGCGGTAGCCTTCAGCGCCTTCGTTGCGACCGATCTCGCGGCTGATCGTGGATGGCGCCCGCTCGAGTAACGCAGCGATCATGCGGATCGATCGTCCCGCCGCCAAGCCGCGGGAGATCTCCTCGCGCTCAGCCAGGCTCAGCGCCCTTGGAGATCTTCGCCTCATCGGCGGACGAATGCCGCCGTGCTCGGCCAGGATGTTCCGGACGGAGCTGTGGTGCCGGTCAAACAGGGACGCGATCTGGTGCAGCGACTCGCCCTGCTGCCAGCGATCCCACATCAGTGCCTTCTGGGTGTCGGTGTAATAGGTCCTCTTCCTGCGCTTCATCCGCAACACTCCTGCTCCCTATGCAGCTATCCGTGTGTTGCGTCGATCATATGAATCCGCGGTCGAAGGCGGACATCCGGGGCTCACGGGACGTTAGCCTGGAGTGACTCAATTTTTGCCTGCACTCGCTCAAGAATCCGTCTAACTTGCTCGGCGCGCACATATCTCGGAGCTTCAGGCTGCTTTCCCAGATCGATCAAAAGCTTCCAGGCCGCATCGTAGTCTTCCGGCGGCACGCCCGCTGCCGCGCACAACTCTTCGAACGGGCTGCTTCTCCCAGAGAAGGCCACGATTTCCAGGCACCTCGCGTTTCTATTGAGAACCACCTCGTGTTGACGGCTCGCGATCTTCCAGATTGCCTCTGCCTCAACGCCGTTGCGGACCCGATAGTCCTCAGCCGCTCGCCGGAATTCCTCAGATGCCCAAAGCGCGGGAATGCTGACGACCACTTCGTCCATATCAGGCTCGCATCGAAAGATGGCAGCGGTCACCGCGCCCTCCCGCTCAACCCCCTTAAATGTATCTGCGAAATCCGCATCCAGCGTCCAACTTGCAATGCCATCGGGAACGAAGCCATCAGGTGCTAACAACCGAGAAAAGTCGCCAATGTAGAGAAATCGCTTTCTAAAGCACGGCGCAGAGACCGTTCGAAACTGCGTAGGCAAGCTATCCGCTTCTCTCAGCAGATTCTTTGCGCGCTTGATGCGCTCTGCTTGGTCTTCGCGCCATCCTCGCTGCCAAGCCCCTAAAGCTTCGAAGAAGGAGTCTGAGAACATCTGAATCTCCCATGGAATGCCTGGTGCCGGTCCGTCCAGAAGACTGGCATCCCGTCTTTCAGGCGCTTAGCCCGATGTCCGCATTCAGCCAGAAGCGGATGCCACTCCCTTCACCCCTAGCAGCTGAGCTAAGCCGACCGTTAAGAACCGTCGGCTCGGGCGAACACGCAGGCACTTAAATGCTTGGCCTCACAGCTTGCAGGATCTGGTTGGGCGATCCGCCGAACATCTTGATTTGCTCCCGTGCCCTCGGTCCGATTGTGACCCTCGGATTCTCACGAACCTCGAGCAGGTCAACAGCTGTGTGAAACGCAACCTTGATCAACCGAACATCGTGTTGATCCAAGGAGTTGAGGAAGGCCTCCGGCTGTCGGTCTTGTGTGTCGTGCAAGTAGAAGACATCAAGGGTGATTTGATTGAACCTGGCCAAGAACCCACACATGACCGCAGAACAACTCTCGCAAGGAATCCTCTCGGTTATTAGGGAAAGTCTTCCAGTATCCGGAACCCTCCGGTAATCCCCCCATTTTTAGCAGTCGCCAAAAGTGGAGCTATGCGGCCATCGCCAGCCTCATGGCTGGTGTGATGCCGCCGAGCGCCATGTTCGGGCGCTCATGGTTGTAAGTCCATAGCCAGCGCGTGGCCTTGTCCTGCACCTGCTCGATGGTGTCGAACAGGGTACGGGCCAGCCAGGCGTAGCGGACCGTGCGGTTGTAACGTTCAACGTAGGCGTTCTGCTGTGGCTTGCCCGGCTGGATGTGCTCGATCCGGATGCCGTTGCGTTCCGCCCACGCCAGCAGTGCCCCGCTGATGTATTCAGGTCCGTTATCGCAGCGAATGACACGCGGCTTGCCACGCCATTCGATGATCTGTTCCAACGATCGGATCACCCGGGCAGAGGGCAGCGACAAGTCCACCTCGATGGCCAGCCCCTCGCGATTGAAGTCGTCCAGGACGTTGAACAACCGGAAGCTGCGGCCATCGGCCAGCTGGTCGTGCATGAAGTCCATCGACCAGATCTGGTTGATCGACTCCGGCACGGCCAGCGCCTCGGGCCTCTCGCGCACAAGTCGCTTCCTTGGCTTGATCCGCAGATTCAATTCCAACTCCCGGTAGATGCGGTACACCCGCTTGTGGTTCCAGCCCAGGCCCTTCACGTTGCGCAGGTACAGGAAGCAAAGACCGAAGCCCCAGTCGCGATACGTCGTCGTCAATCGCACCAGCCAGTCCGCGATCCGGGCGTTCTCGTCCGAAGCCTTGGCCTGGTACCGGTAGCAGGTCTGACTCACCTCGAATGTCCGGCAGGCGTGCTGGATGTTCGTGCGTCCGCCTTCGACCGTTGTTCGGGCCATCTCCCGGCGTTGAGATGGCCTCACCATTTTTTTGACAGCGCCTCCTTCAGCAGGTCGGCGCTGAGCTGGGCGTCGGCGTACATCTTCTTCAGGCGCCGGTTCTCTTCCTCCAGCTCCTTCATCCGCGCGACCATGGACACCTCCATGCCGCCGAACTTGCTGCGCCACTTGTAGAACGTCGCCGAGCTGATGCCGTGCTCGCGGCACAGCTCAGGCACGGGCGTACCGCCTTCGGCCTGCTTGAGCACGGCAATGATCTGGCTGTCGGTGAATCGGGACTTCTTCATGGAACCTCCTCGGGAAAGCGTACGAGAAAATTCCACTTCTGGTGTCAGCTAATCCGCGGGGGGATTACCCTCCCTTGTTCTATGGCGTTTCCAAGGAAGTTAAGCAGTAGGTATTCGGAGTCATGCGTTCTATCGTCTTCCAAAGCAGGAAATAAGGGAGGGAAGCTCGAAGCTTCGTCGCCGGCTTTGATGTGGGAGCGTATGCACTTTCCTTGAGGCTCTATCAATACGTAACTACCCTCAGAAGCGAGAACCTCTTTGAGATAGTCTTTCATATTAAAACTAGCCGCCACCCATTCCACTCCGTGCGAATGGTTCCCACTGGAAAGGATCAAGCAGCCAATGTTGCCTTCGATAATTCTATTGTTGGCTTTATCGAGCCTGCTGGCTCCCGAGTTGGCACGGTTGTGTGCAAGGTAGTTGTTTACGTCTCGAAATCGAAGCATCCGATTGACACAGTCAACCAAATGAGCAAGGTAGTACGGTTTATTGTTGTCCTGCACGGCACTCTCCTAAGTCGTCGGCAGCAGCCCAGACACCATTCGTCTCCCCAATGCGCCCTCAGATCTCCCTATCTGGCGTCGAAACAGCCGTTCTTGGCCCGTTCCGATGTCCGCTTCGGGTCGGAAGCGGACATCCCCGACCCTAGTCGGACTTCGGACGTCGGCCAGAGTCGAGCATCGGAGCTGAGTATCGTCCGGATTGAATGAGCCCTTAGGGTGCAGCAAGCCGCCCCCCCTAGGGCCGATCTCGGCGCGCTGAACCCGCAAGTCGCTAGACGATCTGCTCCCCGGCGTGCACAGTCCTCGTGCGCCGGCCTGGCATCGGATGCCTCCCTCGCGAGCCGCTCGGAGAGCTTCGTGTCCAACGCGCCACCGGGCTCGACGATCTTGACGACGATGCCCTGCGACAACAGCTCGCAAGACAAAGACTCTGACCTAGATTTCTTCGTCCAGGTCTATAGGTAGTAGTTCACCTAGAAGAGCCTGAGGAAGCATCAGATGCTCTTCTAGTGACTACCAGGGCAAGCGCCCCGTGCGAATCCTCCGCAGTAGCGGATTGCTAACTCGTCCTGGTCCAGCTCTCTGAGTTCTTCAATGTTGGGCGCATCTTTCATGAACTCCAGCAGCTGCTCCTTTGCCGTGTCCTTGTAGGTCGAGTAAGCGAACTCAAACCATTCAAGCTGCGTCTCGGGTCGCTCTTTCCTCGCGTTCCTGTCGAGGATGCTAAAGAACGTTTCAGGATGGGCGTTATATGCCTCTAATTCGGCGTCCGAGAGAGTGTCCCTATGTATGACAAGGTCACCTCCATGCTTGAAAACCAGGGCGGCTTCTTTGCTCTCCGGCAGAACTATCCCCGACTCCAACACGAATAGGCCCTCAGTGTCACCGACCGTGTATTCCTCGCCCACCACCCAACGTCTCTTAGCCGTACCAAAAGAGAATTGAGGAATCTCTCCGTCAAACGTAGAGGGAATCGAGTAAGCCTTGAAGCGATCCATCAATAGATAGAGAGGTGCATGCGCCCGCTTTGCCTTGAACGCTTCCTCTACAGTTCGGTAGCCCACTCCCACTCCGAACTCTGGTCGCTTAAAGCCCAAGGGAACAATCATTCTTCTGGGTGGCTTCGCCTGAATATTCAGATGAGCTGGAAAATTTGTCACGAAGATGAAAGCCTTGGGTGTAGGCTGACCGTCAATCGTCATCGTTAGTTCGCACTCACGCACTGCTGAGGTGAGAACGTCCGCCACCGTCTCATCTAAAGTTTCATCACGAACATTGAGATCAACAAAAACGATCCGCTCCACATCGGCACTCTTCTTGAACGCCTTGTAAAGTTGATCGCGAATATTCGTGTGATCTTTGCCTGGAGATCGAGACTTAGCTTCCACCCAAAATTTCCGGCCTGAAACAGGCTCAACGGCATAAAATTCACAATGAGTTGAGCTTGCGTCGCCCTCATCTTCTAGCTCTAGCTTCAGACCAGCGAGGATGCAGGTAGCCGCAACGCATGTCTCGTAATACGCTCCATGGAATTCAGACCTCAAGCGAAGTCGCCGAAGAAGCCGCCTCTTCAGCTCCGAGTTGTGCTGCAATAGATACAGGTTGTAGGCGAGCCCAAAGTAGGCAGAATGTGCACCCACGGACTTCATGGTCTTAATGCCTGAGGGAGCGGCAGGCGCCAGATCGAGTTGGCGGGCATACTCGGCGATCCACGAGAACAATGGATGACGTTCGTTCTCGGGCTTGGCTAGTTCTTTGTCTGCCCAGTGCTTTCCGAAGACGAGCTTTAGGTTCGTATCAAGGAAGTCCTCGAAGGTTTTCCAGGTCCCATAGCGCACGCTGTTCCCTACGCCCACAAATTGGACGTCACCTAGCTTCGCGCTGATGATTGGCTTGCCGTGACCTTGCTGGTGTCGGCGGCGGGCTTGTTCGGCATCGTGCCGCGCTTTGCCAGCTTGGAAACCCTTCTCCAGGATGTCGTTCCAGGGAGCCGGGAAGGCTCCGTGACAATGCTTGTACCGCTTGCCGCTGCCGCAAGAGCAAGGGTCGATCCTTCTCTGCTCGATCTCCGACATCTCACTTCCTCCGTCCTTGGCGCTGAGTTACCACAAATTTCCGAGAATTGTTACGTATTAGACCTGCAAGGCTTCGGCGGGCAGCTCACGAAAGCTGGCGCGGCAGTTTGGGCTTGCCCCCCTGTTGGAGGCTTTACGAATGCGACGGTCCTTCGCCGGAGCCGGCAGGCCGGATCGAGCCCCCGCCCCCCCCCTCGCCGCTTGACCCCGGTGACGCCTGCTTTCGAACAGAAGCGGATATCTACCGGCCTGAGCTGAGCCGTCCGGCGAACTGGGTTCGGCTCGGACTAACTTCTAGGCCTTAGGCGCGGTTGAGGGGACCACCATAGTTTGTGTTCCTCCAGCCACCATAGTTGGTGGGCTCCTTACAGACTTTGGCCTTTCGCTCACCAGTCTGGGCGCCGGCATCACGGGGTCGATATCCGGTTCCTCCGCGATCCTTGCCTGATCCTGCGACTGCCGTCCTTGCCCCGTTCCATCCCCCTGCGCGCTGCGTAGACTCGCTTTCATCCCCACCGCATGTCCCACAGGCGCTTCCCATGCCCGATACCGCCCCTGAGCTCGATGACCGCGTCCGCGAACTGGCCGGGCTGATTGAACGATCCACCGGCCAGGACGGCTTCCACACCACCGCGATCCCGGCGCTCAACTTCTCGCGGCTCAGCGCCCCGATGGCGCTGCCGATGCGCGGCGTGCAGGAAGCCGCGCTATGCCTGATCGTGCAGGGCGCCAAGCGCGCGATCCTGGCCGACGAGGTCTACGAGTACGACGCCAGCCGCTTCGTGGTGGCCTCGGTCGACCTGCCGGTGACCGGCCAGGTGACGGAAGCCTCCTCCGAGGCGCCCTACCTGTGCCTGGTGCTGAAGCTGTCCTCCGCCACCATCGCCGAGATGGTCACCGAGGCCGAGTCGGCGAAGACGCCACTTCCACCACCGTCGCGCGGCCTGTTCCTGCAGCCCAGCAGCATGGAGATGCTGGATGCGGCCATCCGCCTGGTGAAGCTGCTCGACACGCCGCACGACATCCCGCTGCTCGCACCGCTGGTCGAACGCGAGATCCTGTACCGCGTGCTGTGCAGTCCGCAGGGCGCGATGCTGCGCCACATCGGCATCGCCGACAGCCAGGGCCAGCGCGTGGCGAAGGCGATCCACTGGCTGCGCCAGCACTACGCCAAGCCCCTGCGCATCGACCACATCGCCCGCGAGGTGCACATGAGCGCCTCGGCGCTGCACCACCACTTCAAAGCCGTCACCGCGATGAGCCCGCTGCAGTACCAGAAGCAGTTGCGCCTGCAGGAAGCGCGTCGGCTGATGCTGAGCGAAGTGATGGATGCCGCCAGCGCCGGCCATCGCGTTGGCTATGAGAGCCCGTCGCAGTTCAGCCGCGAGTACAGCCGCATGTTCGGCGCGCCGCCGGTCCGCGATGTGGAGCGCCTGCGCAACCTCTGACGGGCGTGGAAACACGGGCTGAACGCCGCCTTTGCAGACCCGGCTCTGACGTTGCCGCGCCCGCAGAGCAGGCGCACACTCGAATGTGACACCTACCGAGGAACGGCCATGAAGACGCCTGCCCTGTTGCTCACCGCCATCGTCGCGCTGGCGACCGCCGTGCCCGGCATGGCACGCCAGAAGAACGTCACCGACCCCGACATTCCGCGCAGCCTGCCGGCCGAAGGGGGCGCTGTCAGCGTGAGCTGGACTGATCCCGCCGGGTTCAGCGAAATCAAGTACAGCGGCAACCGCTGGGAAGCCGAACGCGGCAGCTGGGTCACCGACCTGGCGAAGTACCTCCGCGATGAGGCCGGCCAACAGCTTGCCCGCGGCCAGACCCTGGACATCGTGATCACCGACATCGACCGTGCGGGCCGTTACGAGCCGACGGTGCGCCCCGGGATGGACGACATCCGCATCGTGAAGGACCTCTACCCCCCGCGCATGACGCTGAACTTCACCCTGAAAGGGGCAGACGGCCAGGTCGTGGCTGAGGGCGAACGCAAACTGGTCGATCATGGGTTCCTGATGGGCCCCAATCTCAACAACAACGACAACCTGCGCTACGAGAAGCGCCTGATCGACGATTGGCTGCGCAAGGAGTTCCGGAACGGCCAGGCCGTCACTTCCACGCCCTGACCCCGCACCATCGCATGTGGCCCCCGCATCGATCCGGTGCGGGGCCTTTCGGTTTCAGCCTTCCGGTTCGTGCGGGTACACGGCTGCCACATTGCATTGCACGCGCATACCCATGCGCGCCGACCGCCGCGGATCATCGGCGAACGCGAGCGCCGGATCCCCGGCATCGAAAAGGCTGCCACCACCGCTGTCCTGGGCGATCACGCGATCACCGGGATTACCGCAGATCAGGCCGATGCCCACGCCGGACCGGAAGACGATGGCCGGCGCCGAATCCAGATCGGGACACGTCTGCGCCAGCTCCACGCGGTAGTAGCGATGACCGCCGGAGCGGCGTGGCGAGAGTTCCACCAGCATGCCCTTGCTGTCCTCCGACCATGCACGCAGGTAGCGCGGGTTGAAACAGAAACTTGGCGAGCCCGCGAAACCCTTGCGCTGCGGTGCACGCACCTGCACGGTCTCCAGCGTCTTAACTTCGTCGTCCGCACGCCGGATGGACGCCTCGCGTGCCATCGCGGCGTAGGCACGCGCATCGATCCGCTCCACCCCGGCCACGGCACAGACCGAAGCACCAATGCGGACGAACTCGTCACCCGCACCACAGACCCAGCCCTCGTGGGCGAGCAGCACGGCGCTCGCTTCGCCTGCACCCGGGCAATCTCCGTCCAGCGTGATGCGGAAACGCTGGCCATCCTGTCCCTGCACCGCAAGCTGGCGGGACGAGGCCTGCCGCACTTCGGACATCTGGCGCGCATCGAGGCAGCCGGGGGCGGGCGGCACTCGCTGCGCCAGTGCAGGTATCGCCGCCATCAGGAGCAGCAGCGCCCACCCGGCCCGTGAACAAGACAAGCGCATCCGTGCCTACCTCCCTGAAACCGATCCGGATGGTAACCCAGGCTTGCAGCATGGCGATCGCGGCACCATATCGGGGCCATCTTCCCGCGGAGTGCCCATCATGACGACCTTCGACCTGTCGCCCCCCACCGACGCGCAACGCGAGCGCCTGATAGCGGACCTGAGCGACGAGGAGCGCCGCGTGCTGCTGAACCATGGGACGGAGGCGCCGTTCTGCGGCGTCTTCCTCGACAACAAGCAGGACGGCGTCTACACCTGTCGGCTGTGCGGGCTGCCGCTGTTCCGCTCCAGCGCGAAGTTCGACTCCGGCACCGGCTGGCCGAGCTTCTTCCAGCCCGTGGACGAAGCGCATGTCGGCCGTATCCGCGACAGCAGCTACGGCATGGTCCGTACCGAGATCGTCTGCGCGCGCTGCCACAGCCACCTGGGCCACGTGTTTCCCGATGGTCCGCCGCCGACCGGCGAGCGCCACTGCCTGAATTCGGCCTCGCTGGCGTTCACGCCCAATGGCGAAGCGTTGCCCGACCTGCTCCAGCGTGGTGGCGCGGAAGCGCAGCCCGCCGGCTAGCCGCCCGCTGCTGTCACAAGACCGGCACATGACGGCGGTAGCCTGACCGTCACCCAACCGTCTCCCGGCTGCCGCACGGGTGCAACACATGCCGCTGCCCGCCGATCCCGAAGCGCCTGCGTCGCCCTTTGCCGGACTGCCCGCCGCACTCTGGCTCTATCGTTTCGATGCCGAAGGCCGGGCACGGATACTGAATGCGGCGAAGTGCGGGCCCGACGCGCTGGATGCCTTCGCGGATGGCTGGCACTGGCTGCACCTGGACCTGAGCGACGCACGCAGCGCGCAGGTGGTCGCGATGCTGCCGATCCCGGACGACGCGCGCACCGCATTGGTGTCGCCCGATACCCACGTCAACCTGCAACTGGAAGACGATGCCGCGCACGGCGTATTCGTCGACTGGGTGCACCAGCGAGGCGTCGATCTCGCGGTCGAGGGCCAGCTGCGTGGCGACGATGGCATCGGCTGGCTGCACTTCGCCGCGACGCCGGGCCTGCTCGTCACCGCACGGCGGCAGGCACTGCGCTCGGTCGAGGCGGCACGCCGCGGCATGGCGGGCGGCATGCGCGCCGGTTCCCCGGTGCGCTTGCTGGAAGTGATCGCCGACCATTTCGCCGACACGGTGGAGCGCAGCAGCGACAGCCTTTCCGTGCGACTGGACCGGATCGAGGACCGCGTGCTGGCCGACAGCATCGGCGAAGAACGCCGCGACCTGGCGCAGCTGCGCCACCAGACGGTCCGCCTGCACCGCCCGCTCACCGCCATGCGGCGCGTGCTCAAGCAGTTCGAGCAGCGCCACCCCGCCGACGCCGAACACGAACTTCTGCCCGCCGTCTCGCGCCTCAACCAGCGCTTCGACGACCTCGATGGCGATGTAGGCACGCTGCAGGAACGCGCGCGCCTGCTGCAGGATGAAGTGGCCGCGAAGCTGGCCGAACGCACCAACCGCCATCTCTACGTGCTCTCGATGATCACGGCCTTGCTGCTGCCGCCCAGTCTGGTGGCCGGTATCTTCGGCATGAACCTGCCCGGTCTGCCGTTCGCGCACGGGACGCATGGCCTGGTGTTCGCGCTGCTGCTGGGCGCGGCCTCCAGCGTGGCGGTCTATCTGATGTTGCGGCGCATGGGCGTGGCGCGGTCGACCTGAGCACGCGCGGGAGGACCCGAAGCCCCGACACGCACGCCACCCGACACGATGAAGCATGTCCGGCACGCGCCGCATCGATGGGCAGAGCTCACCGGCGCCCACGTTTCTGCGGTCGGGGCTGAAGCCCCTCCTGCACGGGTATCCTAGCGGCCTGATGACGCTGCCTTTCCGTACCGCCACCCGCTATGTCACCCCGCTGCGCGAAGGCGGCTCGATGCCGGCCGTGGTCGAGGCCGACGACGACGGCCTTTATGTGCTCAAGTTCCGCGGTGCCGGCCAGGGACCCAAGGCGCTGGTGGCCGAACTGATCGCCGGCGGCCTGGCGAAAGCGCTGCAGTTGCCGATGCCGGACCTGGCACTGATGGAACTGGATGCCGACCTGGCGCGCACCGAAGGCGACCCGGAAATACAGGACCTGATCAAGGCCAGCGCCGGGCTCAACCTGGCCATGGACTACCTGCCCGGCGCGGTGAATTTCGATCCCGTGGCCGAACAACCGGATGCGGACCTCGCCTCGCGGATCGTGTGGTTCGATGCCTTCATCAGCAACGTGGACCGCACCGCACGCAACACCAACCTGCTGATGTGGCACCGGCGGCTGTACCTGATCGACCACGGGGCGTCGCTGTACTTCCATCATGGCTGGGACGGCGACGTGTCCGGCGCCGGCAAGCCGTTCCCGCTGATCCGCGACCACGTGCTGCTGCGCTGGGCCTCGCGCCTGGCGGACATCGATGCGGCCATGGCGGCGCACCTGCCGGATGCCGTGATGGCGGGAATCGTTGCCGAGGTCCCCGACGCCTGGCTGCAGGGACCGGACAGCTTCGGCGATCCGCCGGCACAGCGCGCGGCCTACACCGACTACCTGATCCGACGCCTGACACAGCGGGACGCGTTCGTGCAGGGGGCGATCCATGCGCGCGCATGACACCTACGACTATGCGGTGATCCGCGTGGTACCGCGCGTGGAACGCGAAGAGTTCGTCAACGTCGGCGTCATCCTGTCGTGCGAACGCGCGGGATTCCTGGAAGCGCGCATCGAACTGGACGAAGCCCGCCTGCAGGCCCTCGACGCCACGCTGGACATCGAGTCGCTGCGCCGCCACCTGGACACCATCC encodes the following:
- a CDS encoding PLP-dependent aminotransferase family protein — protein: MARDIAFSIRQGLLAPGDRLPSVRRASASRDVSPATVFEAYYLLESQGLIESRPRSGYYVAQAPRQHPMEPQRHSSPDGQARPVEISSLVFDILRSVGSRDVVPLGSAFPSPLFYPLPRLGRALALVATHMDPWSTVDDLTPGNFELRRQIALRYMLGGATVDPAGIVITNGAMEALNLCLSAVCAPGDAVVVESPCFYACLQALERLGLHAIEVATDPREGIDLHALEKALVEHKPKACWVMTNHQNPLGSSMGSEKKQALVELLARHQVPMIEDDVYQELYFDTHRPANSKRFDDEGWVMHCGSFSKSLAPGYRVGWVAAGRFAEQVARQKLTASLGTSIPVQLAIAKYLERGSYERHLRSLRSTLQLQRDEYIQAVAEYFPVGTRISRPGGGYFLWIELPEQVDALALARRAGVDGVSLAPGPMFTAAGGFDHFIRINFGHPLSAAVRSALKRLGELASANAVR
- a CDS encoding twin transmembrane helix small protein; translation: MKTLVIIGFFVLILYNLGAGMYYMLTDKGNSKRTVHALTRRVAFSVLLILLVCIGIATGIIEPHGIPA
- a CDS encoding IS30 family transposase codes for the protein MKRRKRTYYTDTQKALMWDRWQQGESLHQIASLFDRHHSSVRNILAEHGGIRPPMRRRSPRALSLAEREEISRGLAAGRSIRMIAALLERAPSTISREIGRNEGAEGYRASQADRAAWDRARRPKPCKLALHRALAARVAEKIQRQWSPEQVAGWLKRTYPDDASRQVSHETIYRTLYIQSRGALKQELLAHLRRTRAMRRSRHDTQKTENHGRITDTVSISERAANAEDRAVPGHWEGDLLFGDRNSQIATLVERQTRYLMLVKVAGKDTETVVNALIKNARRLPKQLYRSLTWDRGKEMAAHRRFTLATDIQVYFCDPHHPWQRGTNENTNGLLRQYFPKGISLADISQARLDAVARQLNERPRKTLGYETPAERYRQTVASIG
- a CDS encoding IS3 family transposase (programmed frameshift) — its product is MKKSRFTDSQIIAVLKQAEGGTPVPELCREHGISSATFYKWRSKFGGMEVSMVARMKELEEENRRLKKMYADAQLSADLLKEALFKKMVRPSQRREMARTTVEGGRTNIQHACRTFEVSQTCYRYQAKASDENARIADWLVRLTTTYRDWGFGLCFLYLRNVKGLGWNHKRVYRIYRELELNLRIKPRKRLVRERPEALAVPESINQIWSMDFMHDQLADGRSFRLFNVLDDFNREGLAIEVDLSLPSARVIRSLEQIIEWRGKPRVIRCDNGPEYISGALLAWAERNGIRIEHIQPGKPQQNAYVERYNRTVRYAWLARTLFDTIEQVQDKATRWLWTYNHERPNMALGGITPAMRLAMAA
- a CDS encoding SEC-C domain-containing protein, whose product is MSEIEQRRIDPCSCGSGKRYKHCHGAFPAPWNDILEKGFQAGKARHDAEQARRRHQQGHGKPIISAKLGDVQFVGVGNSVRYGTWKTFEDFLDTNLKLVFGKHWADKELAKPENERHPLFSWIAEYARQLDLAPAAPSGIKTMKSVGAHSAYFGLAYNLYLLQHNSELKRRLLRRLRLRSEFHGAYYETCVAATCILAGLKLELEDEGDASSTHCEFYAVEPVSGRKFWVEAKSRSPGKDHTNIRDQLYKAFKKSADVERIVFVDLNVRDETLDETVADVLTSAVRECELTMTIDGQPTPKAFIFVTNFPAHLNIQAKPPRRMIVPLGFKRPEFGVGVGYRTVEEAFKAKRAHAPLYLLMDRFKAYSIPSTFDGEIPQFSFGTAKRRWVVGEEYTVGDTEGLFVLESGIVLPESKEAALVFKHGGDLVIHRDTLSDAELEAYNAHPETFFSILDRNARKERPETQLEWFEFAYSTYKDTAKEQLLEFMKDAPNIEELRELDQDELAIRYCGGFARGACPGSH
- a CDS encoding AraC family transcriptional regulator, with the translated sequence MPDTAPELDDRVRELAGLIERSTGQDGFHTTAIPALNFSRLSAPMALPMRGVQEAALCLIVQGAKRAILADEVYEYDASRFVVASVDLPVTGQVTEASSEAPYLCLVLKLSSATIAEMVTEAESAKTPLPPPSRGLFLQPSSMEMLDAAIRLVKLLDTPHDIPLLAPLVEREILYRVLCSPQGAMLRHIGIADSQGQRVAKAIHWLRQHYAKPLRIDHIAREVHMSASALHHHFKAVTAMSPLQYQKQLRLQEARRLMLSEVMDAASAGHRVGYESPSQFSREYSRMFGAPPVRDVERLRNL